A stretch of Verrucomicrobiota bacterium DNA encodes these proteins:
- a CDS encoding aspartate carbamoyltransferase catalytic subunit has product MTWNRRHLLDIESLSKEEILAVLETARSFKALGERSIKKAPTLRGKTVVNLFVEPSTRTRISFELAAQRLSADIVNFTAESSSLRKGETLKDTARNLEALNADIIVIRHSASGAAHFLSRFLEASVINAGDGAHEHPTQALLDIFTILERKQRIEGLQVTILGDILYSRVARSNIWALLKLGASVTLCGPSTLVPKVFEKWGCRVTHRIEEAVENADIINLLRIQHERQRVVMFPSLGEYTTLFGISASRLAGAKPDVLIMHPGPINRGVEIESRVADGPKSVILEQVTNGLAVRMAVLFLVSGGKPIELGA; this is encoded by the coding sequence ATGACCTGGAATCGCCGCCATCTCTTGGATATCGAATCGCTCTCGAAGGAGGAAATCCTGGCGGTTTTGGAAACGGCGCGGAGCTTCAAGGCCCTGGGAGAGCGGTCGATCAAGAAGGCGCCGACCCTGCGAGGCAAGACCGTCGTCAATCTGTTTGTGGAGCCTTCGACCCGCACGCGGATTAGCTTTGAGCTGGCGGCGCAGCGGTTGAGCGCGGACATCGTCAATTTCACCGCCGAATCCTCGTCGCTGCGCAAAGGAGAGACGCTCAAGGACACGGCCCGCAATCTGGAGGCGTTGAACGCCGACATCATCGTCATCCGGCACAGCGCGAGCGGCGCCGCCCATTTCCTGTCGCGATTCCTGGAGGCGAGTGTGATCAACGCGGGCGACGGGGCTCACGAGCATCCGACCCAGGCTTTGCTCGACATTTTTACCATCCTGGAGCGGAAGCAGAGAATCGAAGGCCTGCAGGTGACGATTCTGGGTGATATTCTTTACAGCCGCGTGGCGCGGTCGAATATCTGGGCTTTGCTCAAGCTGGGCGCGTCGGTGACTCTGTGCGGCCCGTCCACGCTAGTGCCCAAAGTTTTTGAGAAATGGGGTTGCCGCGTGACCCATCGCATTGAGGAGGCGGTGGAGAATGCCGACATTATCAATTTGCTCCGGATTCAACATGAACGTCAGCGGGTCGTGATGTTTCCGAGCCTCGGGGAATACACCACGTTGTTCGGAATCAGCGCTTCGCGCCTGGCGGGCGCCAAACCCGACGTGCTCATCATGCATCCCGGCCCCATCAATCGGGGGGTGGAGATCGAGAGCCGGGTGGCGGACGGACCGAAATCCGTGATTCTGGAGCAGGTCACCAACGGACTGGCCGTGCGCATGGCGGTTCTCTTCCTGGTCAGCGGTGGCAAGCCCATCGAGCTCGGAGCGTAA
- a CDS encoding PIN domain-containing protein codes for MDVPDLNLWLALFDPDHAHHARARRYWENEAAPDIGFCRVTMLGLLRLLTNPRVMHGAPFTSAEAWDAYRSFAVLPDVCFIEDSLAAETRFELWSRVPDFPVHRWTDAWIAALASSARSRVVSFDSDFTTFPDLDFLHLRP; via the coding sequence ATTGACGTTCCCGACCTCAACCTCTGGCTCGCCCTCTTCGACCCGGACCACGCGCACCACGCCCGCGCCCGCCGCTATTGGGAAAACGAAGCCGCACCCGACATCGGCTTTTGCCGCGTGACCATGCTGGGCCTTCTCCGCCTGCTCACGAACCCCCGCGTGATGCACGGTGCGCCCTTCACCTCCGCAGAAGCATGGGATGCCTATCGCTCCTTCGCGGTGCTTCCCGATGTGTGTTTCATCGAGGATTCCCTCGCCGCCGAAACGCGCTTCGAACTTTGGAGCCGCGTCCCTGATTTTCCCGTCCACCGTTGGACCGACGCATGGATCGCCGCCCTCGCTTCGTCCGCTCGATCGCGCGTGGTCTCCTTCGACTCGGATTTCACCACCTTCCCCGATCTTGATTTTCTCCACCTGCGCCCATGA
- the pyrR gene encoding bifunctional pyr operon transcriptional regulator/uracil phosphoribosyltransferase PyrR — protein sequence MTPPPVPSTRILPAQAIRRALSRIAHEIAEQNEESDALGILGVQRGGVMIAQRLARDLGAIWNHPVPQGTLDVGMHRDDLDKKATPEILPTVIPFDVNGKTVVLVDDVLFSGRTARAALDALHDYGRPRRVQFVVLIDRGNRELPIKADFVGKYVETEPGQRVDVRMAANEADDAVYLTGS from the coding sequence ATGACGCCGCCGCCTGTCCCATCGACCCGGATCCTGCCGGCACAAGCGATTCGCCGAGCTCTTTCGCGAATCGCTCACGAGATTGCCGAGCAAAATGAGGAGAGCGATGCCCTCGGCATTTTGGGGGTGCAGAGAGGGGGCGTGATGATTGCCCAGCGGCTGGCTCGTGATTTGGGTGCGATCTGGAACCACCCGGTGCCGCAGGGCACCCTCGATGTGGGGATGCATCGGGACGATCTCGACAAGAAAGCCACTCCGGAAATCCTGCCCACGGTCATCCCCTTTGACGTCAACGGAAAGACCGTGGTGTTGGTGGACGATGTGTTGTTTAGCGGCAGAACCGCACGCGCGGCTCTCGACGCGTTGCATGACTATGGACGTCCGCGCCGCGTTCAGTTTGTCGTGTTGATCGACCGCGGGAACCGAGAGCTTCCCATCAAGGCTGATTTCGTGGGGAAATACGTGGAGACCGAACCGGGGCAGCGCGTGGATGTTCGAATGGCGGCCAACGAGGCGGACGACGCGGTTTACCTGACCGGCTCATGA